TACAAACCGGCTTTAACGTTCCCTTTAGCTATATTTATTGCTTAATAATAGCCTTTAGTTTTTTCTTAAGTCATGACAGAAATATTTTCAACTCTATTTGGCCAAAGCGATTCTCAGGCACCCCCGAGTTCCGCAGCTCTGGGTTTTGGTCCGGGAAAACCTCCACCTCCGCTCCCGCAGAGCGCAGCTCCGTTGCCGTCTCAGCTTTCAGGACAGCTCGGGGATGAAGGGCCTACAGCCCGGAAACCAGGAGTCATCAACGAGCCGTTCTATTTACTGCGAGAACTGCCTGGTAAACTTGATGAATATCCTAATATGTTAAAACATGCCGCATCCGTGTGTCCATCTTTGTGCTTATAACAcatcctgtgtgttttatttcaatcAGTTGGAAACGATTTAACGGGAAACACAAACCTGATCACACACTACAACCTGGAGCATGCATACAATAAGTTCTGCGGTAAGAAGGTGAAGGAGAAACTCAGCAACTTCTTACCGGAATTACCAGGTGAGATATACAGGCACAGGAGAGTGCAGTGGTCTGTCGATGTACAGCTTTAGTGGCCACTTTAATCCAGTGATAAATCTACATTACTAattcagatacactatattgccaaaagttttggaacgtctgcctttacatgtacgtgaatgtaatatggagttttgGCCCActctttgcagttataacagcttcaactcttctgggaaggctttccacaaggtttaggagtgtgtttttgggaattttttgaccattccactagaagcgcatttgtgaggtcaggcactgatgttggacaagaaggtctccgctctaattcatcccaaaggtgttctctcaggttgaggtcaggactctgtgaagttcctccacaccaaactcactcatccatgtctttatggaccttgctttgtgcactggtgtgcagtcatgttggaacaggaaggggtcatccccaaactgttcccacaaagaatGAAATtgccaaaaatgtcttggtatgaagctgaagcattaagagttcctttcactggaggtcaagcctaacccctgaattcaatgacttagaggggtgtccaaaaacttttggcaatatagtgtagtagtacTAATGTATTAGTCATgactgttacacaacacatatCTTTGCAACATTTCCACACTGTCTTTTTCTGTGGTGTCATGTAGGTGGTATTTGGTCCTACACACTATAATTTAGTTCATTGTTAAATGATAAGCTGCACTGAACCCATTtactctcactactgttctgtattttaaacaatttaaaaacaaatcttgAATGTGAATGTCTTTAGGTATGATAGACAGTCCAGGCGTTCAGGATGGCAGTTCATTGCGCACTCTCATAGAGAAACCTCCAGTGTGTGGAAACTCATTCAGCCCACTGACCGGAGCACTTCTGACTGGCTTCAGACTACACACTGGACCggtacatacacatatatatatatatacacacacgtacacactttctcatacacactaaaacacaaacGGATCACATCCTGAGTCTGTGTTTGATATGTTTTAACTAGTTGCAGGGTTAACAAACACTAGGCTGGTACACACGTGAACATTCTTTAACTACATGTAAACATAATAAGACCACAtgctgcacacatacacacacctagactCAGACGCAGCATAGATTAGATTATCACTCAGGCTGAAACGGTACCCGTGTGCACAATAATCATATGAGCAGACCACTCCCTAGAGTGTACACACACTTGTacttttacacactacacaatggATTGATGCATTTACCCATTCATGGCTAGAAGTATTGAATCAGTATGTGCtctataacaacacacacatttacagaaatacatagatcaggtataacattatgaccacctgcctaatattgtgttggtcccccttttgctccttaaacagccctgacccgtcctgcactgtgtattctgacacctttctatcagaaccggcattaacttcttcagcaatttgagcaacagtagctcgtctgttggatcggatcacacgggccagccttcactccccatgtggatcaatgagccttggccacccatgaccctgtcgccggttcaccactgttccttccgtggaccacttttgatagatactgaccactgcagaccaggaacacccgacaagagctgcagttttggagatcctctgatccagtggtctagccatcacaatttggcccttcgctcaaatccttacacttgtccatttttcttgcttctaacacatcaactttgaggacaaaatgttcacttgttgcctaatatatcccacccacaatGAGGAGATAATGAGTGtcattcacggcacctctcagtggtcataatgttatgactgatcggtatatatatatatatatatatatgtgtatatatattttttaacttgAGTTTCTGTTTGGCTTTTTAGCTTCCAGAGCAGTACAGACTGATGCACATTCAACCTCCgaagaagaaaagcaaacataaacacagacatcaTCGACCTCAGGATCCCATACCaccaggtgacacacacacacacacactagtacaATTACAGGATTATGAGATTCCTGTTTCAGTTTCTTTCTCCTCTACACTTGCTTGCAGAAACTCCTCCTAACTTCTCTTCTGATTTTTGGATCAGATTGAAATCACACAGCTGCCTTAAGCTGATAAAAGGAGTAGTAATGTCATGTGCTGCTCACATTTTGGTATATTTTTGGTTTTCTATGAGCAGAAACACCGTCAGACTCTGAccccaagaagaagaagaaaaagagggatGATGATCCTGAgcgcaaaaagaaaaagaaggacaagaagaagaaaaaggtgaGTGGAGTTGCTCTGCATGTTAAAGACAGGAAGGAAAAGCTTAATAAAATTATTAGTTGAATAATATTCACTATTATTATGTGCCACCATTATGGAcctttttaattgatttatagTTAGATTTAATGTCATGGTGTCCAGAGGACATTCCCGTAATCCTTTCATTTCTGATAATCCCTTCCaagcctctgtttctctctctcgtgAAGTTAAAATAAAACGAAAGGTTTTTCCACAGAGCCCACAGTCCTGAAGATGTCCCAGTGTCACAGAACACATACTCTTACAGTTACAAagcgctgaaactggagactccttccaaatatgacaaataaacaTCAGTTTATAGAAAATGGCGCTATGTCACTGGTTATACACGTATACTGAATGTTAATGTACACTACAGACTTTTTAccctctttttaaaataaaagcattataTTGATGAGTCAGAGATGAAGATGATAGTAATTGGACAGTgatattgattaaaaaatagaaatattctcTCCATCATCAGTCTgatatttttacttttgttttgttcaaatATGAATGATCATTCTATCTCAAATTACAGAATTCTATTGatctctaactctctctttctctttctctctccctctctttctctctctctttctctccctccctccctccctctctctctctctctctctctctctcacttcttctctgtttctctctccctctctctcgcccccTCTCTTTAaatttctctcactctccctctctcccttcccccttctctctctctctctctcgctcctttGCTgtcactgtctttctttctctttctctccctctctctctttctcactcctttgctgtctgtctctctgtctctctctctacctttctctctctctgtctccctctccctatctctctctcttcccccctctccccctttctctctccccctccttctctctctctctctctctctctttctctcactctccctccttctccttctctctctctatctcacagaATCGCCACAGTCCTGATCACCCTGGTATCACTGGCTCTCAACCCAACAGCAATAGTCTGAGATAGAGAcattgtatactgtgtgtgtgtgtgagagagacagagagagagacagagagagagagagcgagagaatgtGTGCCAATACTAcgattgtgctttttttttttttgtcgacACTGATACTGATTACAGATCAGTTGTATTtccagtatatatttttttttgcttcatcaTTTGATGACTTGAATACATTTTTGGTACTCTGTTGCACAGCCTGTCTTTATATACTTTGTGATTGTAGATAAATAGGAAGCACTGGACTACTGAACCTCAGTAGTGTGGGTCAGACATGGAGCGCAATAGCGCAAACACAACACTAGGGGGCAGTGTGGGACAACAAAGTAAAAGTGTGCTAGCCTTTAACGTCTACTGATCCTTCTGGAAAGGAAAGATGTTGAATCTGATCACTCTGGGGTGTATTTGGTGCTAGTAGATGCAACAAGACGCACTTTCCTTttactgtaaaagaaaaagtacAGACATTTGTTGTGATTTCCACCACTTCTTAGGATATCACAGAGCCTCCAAAGGCTTTTCCCATTATGACTAATAGATCCAGATATCCTGATTCACACGATAATCACCATTTCTAAGCCATGAGTAATGTAGTAGACATGTAACTGTGGGAGGAAGCAAGGTTGTGCTTCTAATGAACATACATTGTTAACATAACATCCTGCTTGGAGGCAAATCTTTAAATATACAGAAGGGTCAAAATGTCTAAGTACATTAGAGCTTGTGTTccgctttcttttttaattcaacCCAAAGGTTTTTATTAGGATTAAagagtatatacagtatatgtagatgacgtggttaagatgttggattaACAATCacaaggttgtgagttcaaaaatcccaggtccaccgagCTGCTACCGCTGGggccctgagtaaggcccttaaccctcagttgtataaaaaatgagagaaattgtaagtcgctctggataagggcgtctaccaaatgccagaaatgtaaaaatttagAGAAAAATGACAGTGTGCACAGAAGatgacatggactccacaagtttCTGGACGACCCGATGATCCATGTTAGATCGAGTCCTTCAGAATGTCATATGAGCACACGCTTCAGCGGACGTTATGAGACTCACAAGAAAAATCTGACTTTATTCTAAAGAGCATGGTCGGTGTCGCATATTTGCTTAAATTTTAATAGTGACCTAGAACTTGTAAATCCATCTTCTAtgcctgctttattcctaattagggtcatggggatctgctggagcctgtcccagcacacattggacagaaggcaggggtacaccctggacaggtcaccagttcatcacagggccacatatagacagacaaccactcacacttactcctattggcaatttagaattaccaatcaacctgatatacatgtttttggactgtgaaaactggagtacccggagtaaacccgtGCGGGCACGAGGAGAACActtgttcgaacccaggaccttcttgctgtgaggtaacagtgctaaccactaagccaccgtgctgcccaacTTGTAAatcatgaatatttaaaatattgtgcatttcaTTTGTTGTTGTACAGCATTCCAGATTTCCAGTTTGGAGTtaatagaaaacaaacaaagaaaccagTTATTTTTCACACGTGGCGAAGGTCATGGGTTCGAGTCCTGgatttgaatcccgggttcgaacaggcaggggcctttctgtgtggagtttgcatgttctccccgtgcctgcgtgggtttactccgggtttcctcccacagtccaaaaacatgtacattaggttgattgtaAATTgaggtaattctaaattgcccataggagtgagtgtgtgtggttgtcagTTTTTAtgtggtcctgtgatggactggtgacctgtccagggtgtacccctgtctttcgcccaatgtgtgctaagatgggggtctgctggagcctgtgaccctaattaggaataaagcaggtatagaaaatggatggatggatattctaTTCTGATTAGCGTGGTCTCTTTCAAGATGGCTCTGAATGGATTAATAAGGTGAAAAGCATGTCAGTTATATGGATGTGACCTTCACAGTGGCTTGATCTCGACCCTATTGAACATCTATAGGAGATGCTGGTTTATTTGAGTCGATTTATTTCTGCCGAATAATATTTAGAAGAACAGAACAGCTCAGTTCCAGTGACTTGTAAAATCTATGATATAGTACATTGACGGTGTTCCGCTATTACCTAAGACACTTTACGCTGCATGTGTTTTGTAACCAGTCTGAATATGAATGCTgcataggaaaaaaaattaagcttCTAACAATGAGGCATGAAAATTCTGATCCTTTCAAATCCTGtgaaacacaaatataaaatacactatattgccaaaagttttgggctCGGCcatttagttccagtgaaaggaactcttaatgcttcagcttcataccaagacattttggaccatttcatgctcctaacttgaCAACATgcatgagtgagtttggtgtggaggaacttcacagagtcctgacctcaacccgatagaacacctttgggatgaattagagtggagactgcgagccaggccaaaactggaaTGCCTGCCTTTATCtgtacatgaatataatatggagttgtcccgccctttgcagttataacagcttcaagtcttctgggaaggctttccacaaggtttaggagtgtgtttatggggaattttgaccatttctctagaagcgcatttgtgaggtcaggcactgatgttggacgagaaggtctggctcgcagtctccgctctaattcatcccaaaggtgttctatcaggttgaggtcaggactctgtgaagttcctccacaccaaactcattcatccatgtctttatggaccttgctttgtgcattggggtgcagtcatgttggaacaggaaggggtcatccccaaactgttcccacaaagcatgaaattgccaaaaatgtcttggtatgaagctgaagcattaagagttcctttcactggaactaagaggccgagcccaacccctgaaaacaacacctgaattcaatgatttggaggggtgtcccaaaacttttggcaatatagtgtattaaccTGCCTAAAATTATTTGGCAGATCTCATCTTTCATGTCATTCAGCTGCCATTGAGAAATAGCTGAACGCACACGGGTGTTTTGTGTaaagtacaaaataaaacacgCTTCATTTTTCTGCTCAATGTTTTATTTGcaacatttcattacatttcctAAAAActaaatttttttcccccttatggCTTTAGTGACCTCCACAACGAGGCTGGAATAGCTTTGGTTGCATCCGTGAACCATCCTGTGCATTCTAAGATATAAAAagcagaagatttttttttataaggcACGGGTTCCACACAAAACACACGTAACAGACCGAACAAAGTGAAATTTGGCTTCGAAGGCAAAAGTGcggcggaaaaaaaaaaaagagtaacaTGTCTTCGTGTGACATGTCACACTGACCCCTGATTGTTGAAGGATTCCGTATGATTTGTCCACTGCTGCTATCACACGGGCAGGCGCAAGTAAATACAAAGAGCGAGTTCGATATCAcactaaaataatacaatagtaGCAATGCATATATATGAAAtaagaaaaacaggaagaaagaaagaaaatgaccCTTCCAAAgtacaaataaaagcacagatTTCATATGTCCATTCATGGCTAGTTAAAATTAGAGTAAAAATGTTAGAGTATGCACATAAATCCTTTAATATCCCTTTCCACTGTCTTTGTTGCTTGAAATGATGCATTAATGTTTCGATATATATCTCATTTTCACgacaaaaagacaataaaatgaaatcatgGTGTGTATCTACATAAACGCTCTTTTAGTGGACGACAACGTACATTTTACAGACAAACTGACCAACCGGCTCAGCGAGACGGAGGCGACGAGGTAGCTTGTCTACGGTCAAGTGGAGTAGAGCGTTTATACGGGGTGCTTTCAGCCTTTAGATTTCAAgctacaaaataaatacaaggaaaaacaaaaaccgTGAATATGGCATTATTCATAAATCTTGCACGCTAGTGTGTGTAATGCTTAGAAGTCCTCGTATGAAATTGTATGGCTTGAATGAAAAATTCAGCACCACCTTGTGAAGCTAATAACGACTAATGCGGATCTGTGTATGCTGAGTTTGCACTTTTCCACGTTAAAATGCATTTCTGTGATTGTTCCTCGGTTTGTATAAAGGCTTAGGCTTCCTGGGGTGCGTGTCCGTTAATGCCGTTGGTTTCTGGGTGGCTGAGAGCCTGAGTCTCTAATGAGGCCTTGTCCCGTAATGCCTTCTGCTGCACCAGGTTCCGGCGGTGGTAGAGCAGGTATCCGGGCAACAGGAAGCCGGCCAGTGAAAAGATCAGCAGGCCGACGTTGATCTGACCGGTGGAGAACGGaaaatttgttatttgtttatatttttcacTTCGAAGTATCAGATTCATGATTAAAAAGGGTATAAGTGCTATAGTTCCAGCATCAAGGCAAtgataaacatgatattagaGTTTATTATTGGCACACTGTTGTTGTGGGGTTGTTGttgtggggcagtggtagctcaaggccaagctgcccctgttggacaaggctcttaaccctcccATGTTAAGCGACTTTACTGATCTTAATCTTGCGTGAAATGtttaactgaaataaaaaaaaaaagctgtgttttcaaaatctgtgtgttttataaaatgAATTGTTTCCATTCAGATATCAGTTGGTACTCAAGGGTACGGTATCGGTACTGGAAAACCTGGTAGCATGCCATCTCAGGTTAATGCTATATTGACACTAAACTTCACCAAGTCTGTATGAAAGCTTGTGCTGCTTTCACTAAGATGGAAATCTGCCATATAACACATTCAACATATGTTACTTATTAAAAGTGTATACACGATAATTCACACAGACCACACTAGTCAACACCCGTATACAATAAACATCTAAATTTATCTTAACTGCAACTTaggaagcatttttttttttgtttgccctTAGACTGCTAGGGTGTACAAAAATAGCCCTAGACGGAACATTTAATCTTAGTTTAAAGTCATAGACAGGCAAGGACGTCAGCCTGCAGCAATATTTACTAATTTCACTTAGCCTATAATATCCTGATGTAAATTGTTTAACGAGACATTATAGTTATATCTTAAGGCAATGCATGTGTTTCTGTATTGAACTGAGCCTCATAGAGAACTCTATAGCCTTCAGAGCTCCATTATACAGGGACATGGTGACTGTCTGCTATTGGCTGATCCACGGTCACATGACCAGACTGTTATGCTGGACTGTAATTTTCACACATCGCCATGCCTCTGTGAACTGTtcgcaaagggtgggccaactccgtattaaattcatgtgcatgtaaaggcagacgtcccaaaacttttgccaatacagTGTAAGTGATAGCGTAACCTTAATTATTATGATGTATATTTATAAAGCATTGTCTATGTGAGCCATGTGTCTTACCCAGTAGCCGTTTCCTTTCAGTGGTCCCAACATCGCAATGAAGAGCGGCTGCTGCAGCAGGGCGACCACGGCGCTAATCATAGACTGCAGACCGGTCAGAGTGCCAAAGTGATTAGATGGATAGCTGAAagagatacagatagagagagagagagagagagagagagagaaaggataaGTGATGCTTCTGGAAATGCCCCTTGTTCATGTCTCCTTCCCTTGAAAGTGCCTGCATCTGTAACTACAAGAACTGGCTCTTAAAATTTATGATAAAATAACACTACCACAATAGAGttaactaacaaacacacacacacacacacacagataagctGAAGGCTAGAATctgtattaaatgtgtacaaAAGTATTGAAGTGTAGAGGTTATAGTGAGCAGCAGTGCTTTTCTGATGCAATAATGAAGGATGATTGGCACATGACTGacgtgtgtttgtttttgtgtgaatgAATTTCCACTATCATCGTGAACGACTGAGGATTTCTtaaatttgtaaatatgaaaaaaatgtgtCTTGTTACGGTCAAAAGCCTATGTGAATGTACTTACACAGCAGCGTACAGTCCCCCGCAGCAGGAGTGGATGAAACCTCGGACCATGGTGTGCAAGATAAACGTCAAGATCTATACACATGAGTgacacggggggggggggggggaacacAGGGACAAATAGTCAATAACCAAAACCGGATGGAGTCGAAAACAAGCA
This genomic stretch from Hemibagrus wyckioides isolate EC202008001 linkage group LG08, SWU_Hwy_1.0, whole genome shotgun sequence harbors:
- the med19a gene encoding mediator of RNA polymerase II transcription subunit 19-A; the encoded protein is MTEIFSTLFGQSDSQAPPSSAALGFGPGKPPPPLPQSAAPLPSQLSGQLGDEGPTARKPGVINEPFYLLRELPVGNDLTGNTNLITHYNLEHAYNKFCGKKVKEKLSNFLPELPGMIDSPGVQDGSSLRTLIEKPPVCGNSFSPLTGALLTGFRLHTGPLPEQYRLMHIQPPKKKSKHKHRHHRPQDPIPPETPSDSDPKKKKKKRDDDPERKKKKKDKKKKKNRHSPDHPGITGSQPNSNSLR